A stretch of the Clavibacter sp. B3I6 genome encodes the following:
- a CDS encoding zinc-ribbon domain-containing protein — MILLFGTRARDALLVVVTFACLVCGVTAPQRVLHRTVRFTLFFVPLIPLRSTYRVECSNCGAETRLTKDQAMHGLEWAVRNRGARP, encoded by the coding sequence GTGATCCTCCTCTTCGGCACGCGTGCGCGCGACGCCCTCCTCGTCGTCGTCACGTTCGCCTGCCTCGTGTGCGGGGTGACCGCCCCGCAGCGCGTCCTGCACCGCACCGTCCGCTTCACGCTGTTCTTCGTCCCGCTCATCCCGCTCCGCTCCACCTACCGCGTCGAGTGCTCGAACTGTGGGGCCGAGACGCGGCTCACGAAGGACCAGGCCATGCACGGCCTCGAGTGGGCCGTGCGGAACCGGGGCGCGCGCCCCTGA